A segment of the Populus nigra chromosome 12, ddPopNigr1.1, whole genome shotgun sequence genome:
ATAAAGTTTGACATGGAGATCAGTGAGGGAAGTTCTCTCTCAGATGTAGCTAGCTCAACGACAAACTCTTCTGGTAAAAGGCAAAACAGTGCTAGAGTTAAGGAGGGCCTGAGCTTCAGCATGTGCAAAAGGCTTGTACAGGTGAgacatcaaatattattttatctatgTGGCTACACATATGCCATTCTTTGTTAATTGTTGCTTCATTATTGTGCAATAGAGGTCACGACAGCAGACATCCCATGAGGTAAAATGTTGCCATTTTATTTAACTGCATCTAGAGATGAAAATCTGTTGCATGGAGTAAAATTTGTGAAAGAACACTTTCTTTTTCAAGTTTACGACATTTTTGGTGCTGGTTCCATTGTTTAAATCTAGAGGATAGTTATCATGCTTTACTTCTTGTAAATGCATCTGATTAGATTGGAGGTGTTCTTCTTTTGTAGGATGTTTCTATATGACCTTATTGCATGGACAAGCTCTCAGCTAATTCTGTATCTGAAAATGACAACTCACTTCTGCATCCAAATAACCTCATCAAATATGGCTCAATGATTTCTTTCCTCCTAACATGCTTAGAGTCAGTTGGCATGACTTTTacaaccaaaagaaaaatcataagtaTGTTTGGTTAGAGATAACTTATTTAGATCAAAAACTTATTTCTAGAATTGAGACAAAATTTTGCTCAAAAGTTGAAATTTCTACCTTTCAAACTTTTAACCTATTGATTCTAACTCGTACCATCTCCTTTCTTCAAAGAAATTGTTTTGAGCCCATGCCTTCCAAAGATAAATCTAACTTGAATTATTCTTATGAgaagtcattttttaaattaacttttgaaTTTTGACTTAAAGTCAAAAGTAGTTCTCTATAAGTCATGCCAAATGGACCCTTAATCTGTgtctcatttgttttttaaagcctttttttttgtggggggTGTGGGGTGTCAGAATGATCTTTTTGCCTTTGTTCCTTGGCTTGTACCATAGCATACTTGaaaaggtttatttatttatttatcttgttaaTTTGTCTTCCTGGAGTATATTTAAGATGCATTAACTATGTATCATATTCAACATTATTAGAAAGAAGTGTATATGCAGATGATGCAAGGTAATATCTGGATATCTTTGAACCCTCTGGGTTTTGCACAAGGCATGACTCTGGTTCTCTGGTTTCAAATTCGGCCATCTTATGGAAGAGCCATATTTTCCCTGGGAACTTCCTCACAACAACCAAATTCCAATTCTCAGTTCAGAGGCCTTAGTGTTATACTTGCTGATGATGATCATGTAAATAGGACCGTGACCAAGAAGCTACTTGAGAAGTTAGGCTGTGAAGTGACTGCTGTTTCATCTGGGTTTGAATGCCTTAGTGCTCTTAGCTCTGCTGAAAACTCTTTCATACTAGTTGTTTTGGATCTTCAAATGCCAGAAATGGATGGTTTCGAAGTGGCAACACGAATCCGGAAGTTTCGAAGTCGTAATTGGCCATTGATTATAGCTGTGACTGCCAGTGCCGAGGATAATGTTTGGGAGAGATGCCTACAAATGGGAATGAATGGAGTGATTCGAAAACCTGTTCTCTTACAAGGGATGGCAGATGAGCTTCGAAGAGTTCTGCAGAGGGCTGGTGAAGGGTTGTGAAAATAAGTTGTAAAGATGATCAGACATTGGTTCATAGAACAATCGTTCAGGGTTCTTCAGTCAGCTCTTCATCAAAATCCAGCATTGGGATGTTTAACGTAACGTTATACTTCATTTACACACAGTGTAAACTTCTACTTTTTTCTAACCATTTTCCTTGTCGAGCTCAATGGCTAGAATTTCATAGAATGGATAATgagaaataacattattttgatgtctCCTCATGAGAAATAACATTTCTATATAACAGTAAAAGGAACTAGAATATGATTCACAGAAGTGAAATAATACAGATAGATTGAACTTTCCACATTGTTTTGATGTCTCCTCAATTAGTGTTTTGTAAAAAGTTGTAGtagattttatattgttttcttttattcaacCAAGTTATCATTCCAGGAGAAACACCAGAGAACACACTTTATGTTTTGAGTGATGGAAACATTTTTGGTCCTGATATCTTTGTTGTGTTGTAGGTTATAGGTTCACGGGGTGGTTTGGCAAAGAATGTTGAGTCAAAGGTTAGATGATGTACTGAATTTAAAAATGCAAGTCATGTAGAACAATGAACTTAAATTTAGTTGAAGTTAAGATGATGTTTGCAGTTGGCTTCTAGATTTACTTCAATACATGCGATGCAGATTTTTATTCACAGTTCATGTACAAGATTAGTTGGCTATTTGTTAGTTCAGTTGCTTTTTACTCTTATATTGCTAGTAACTGCTATTTTATACATGGTAAGATTGTCAGGATGCATGTCTTGGTCTGTGATTTATGTCTGCTGCACCTTTCATCTTTCCGTGGAGAAATAGAAGCTTTCAGAATTCACAAAGCAAAGGGTAGTCCCTTTTATTAACGTCTGATTATGAttatttgctggaaaataatttttttttttgaaaagtgaatttcaagaaaataaattattttatgatgtttggtagtgtaatgaaaaataaattgaaaaacactttctagtgtttggttatgttatggaaaatgagctggaaaataacttattaatgttttattttttttcaagtttattagaataatgaggaacaaatcttataaattaaaaagttgaatgagaatgaaattgaaaaaaaaatataattttataaattatctcaaataaaataataataattaacatttcataaattatttcaaataaaataagtaacaatcaaaagaatgaggatcaaatttaatagataaaaaatttcaatcaaaaaatgataaggaaaaagcaaataacaattgtaaaaatgaggaccaaagttaatataaaaattaaattttaagagatgaaattgaaaaataaatattcaaaacaaaatatatatagtaatcaaaagtttgaggatcaaatttgatataatcagcaaataatatgatatttttaaatttttcacaattttctGAAAGagttttccgtccaaatttttcagaaaaatacttttctggaaaccaagccaaatttttccttaactggaaagtatttttcgttgaccaacttttctaatgacaaacaaacaaaggaaagtttggaaagtggtttctccaaaaccacttttcaaaaaacaaacatagcctaaaaaaaatgaaacatcaaATCATGATCAGGATTTGGATCATTGTAGCTTgggtaattttcttttctaatgttTTGGCAAAATAACATGTAGTTAAGAAAAgttacaagaaaataatatagtttagtCAAAAATACGAGttttgtatttgatttaaaGATGTGAATCTCATTCGTGTTTTTCACTAAAAGACgtgaataaattttatgtttttttattcaaactctaatttaactttaaatataaattcaaaccCCAAGTTTATAATCCCCAACCTTaaatttctaattataaaaatcaaaccccaaaccctaaacacTAACCCTAAATACAAACCCCTAATCCCTAAGCATTAACCCTAAATTCAAACCCTAAAAATGCAAATAATCCCTAAAACACATAACAAAAATGGAGGgatattgttgtatttaaaaaagcacaaaaaatgGCATTAAAGTTTCCATGTAATATGttaatgttggtttttttaatttaacttaatgTGACGTAATTCATTCACTTATAAATGTCTTTGCATTTATTATCCTGTAAATATCTGTTTTATAATTACGAACAACTTGTTATCGATGATCATTCActtataaatttatgattttaaactctacttattcaaaataaatttgaatgttcataatattaaaatctcaacCTGAGAAGtccaaaataattataagaatttaataaaatacaagaaaaaaactccTAACTAAAAAGATAACACAACATAAttccattctctctctctctctctctctctctctctatatatatatatatatatatatatatatatatattgtctatCTATGTTTGTGGCAACCAATCGATGAGTTGACTTCATTAATAGCATGATTTTCTAGCGTTTACATGGTCTCATCCTTTAACACAATATAATCCAaacataatgtttttctaagtaTCTCAAGTGAACCAATAAGATGCACAACGGTAAACAAGtccatcatttttaaaatcatgaagATCAACAATGACTTCTCGACCATCCTATAATTCCAACCTAATTGATctcataaataatattaattgcaTAGAAACATACCTAATCGAATGATTCAAACTATAAATTATcttgattcaaataaaatatccaaTTATGAAAtacaacacaaataataataaatcaaaactaaaaagcttataatttaacaatgaaaccataaaattaagagaaatataatgtttttaccTTGATTTGTCAATGGTTAGTTGGTGGTAGCGGTGATCATAGCAGGGAAGACTGAGGGTGTTTGGCTTGGAGgtgtggtggttttttttaaaggtaCAATACATTTAAGCACAAACCACACTTAACCACACCTCTAAAAGctataaaaacatgatttttactcaaaaaaaagCACAACCTACCTCTACTCCAAACACTCCCTACAGAAAAAGATTGAGCctatgttttttcttgaaaagcaTTGAAGAAACGAGTGGAGATGAAAGGGATATGATTTTCGTGTTTTGATAGAGGATATAAAGTTGTTTCTAATGTCTTGTAGGAAGGAGACGAGTTATtgctgtgaaaaaaaaaacaaggtttttatattaatcaaaCATGCTAttctgaattatattttaattatataattgtgattaaaaattatatttttaaataaaaatgtaaatgaagatcatgtttttatttaaacaacgctattttcaaaagaaaattttcagtTATTTTGCTAAATTTTACTCAaacaacactatttttttttttttgaaatatgttAGCTTGAGACAAGGCACATGCTACGATAATGTGGAATCATTCAAGATTGGATCCTAAGGCTAGATTGCTAGGCTTTGGTGGGTTTTATGACACGGGTGCTCAtgtggttttgatttttgttactTTGAACTTGCCCGTTCGGAAATCATTACCATTTTTCCTTAAGGTCCAAATTATGCACGATAATGAAGCCCTGTTGTGATTGCTCTAATAATTAGGCAGTGTTCGCTTGCCGATAGCCTAAGAGGTGATGGTTGTTGAAGCCTGAAGGCGGCGACTATACCTTTGGCTGTCTGGAATTATCTGTCCTCGTTTCTAATTCTCCACCAGCACATCCCACTACCCTGTCCTTAGTGACCTTTTCATTCAGAGGCAGTGGTCCGCCACTGGTAGAGCTCTCCCCGTTCAATGGCTAGGGTTGACTTGGATCTTGGGACCAAAGCTGGGTAATTTCTTATCACTTGGACAGTTAACCATGGTGCAGGGACAGTCTTTTCTTCATTGCTTTACTCCACCAAAGAAATGTAAGTGCGCTGTATCAACCCCTGCAAGCACATCTGATTCCAAGATCAGCACTATTTAGactattaaatttagtttgctTTTGGAAACGccattgaaattatattttctaaaaatttaaatttttttgatagtttAAAGTTGATAAGTAGAGTAATTTTGAATTCAGAgtattaataatatcaaaatctaataaatgggtattcatttcttttcatgaagaaattcaatatatttattggaTACtaatctcaatattttattaaaaataaagaaaaaaagaaaacgggGGAGTATCCTTTTTTTGCAACTAGACCGAACCTTTAGGGTTATATATAGCTTCTCTGCTTCCGGGATAGAAAGAGGCAGAATGAGTgtagaagcagaagcagaagcagaagcacaGTACTTCTCCAAAGACTTTGAATGGGAAACACTAAGACAAGAAATAGAAGATAACCCTTCTTATCAATACCACTTACTCCCTTTCACTTATACTACTCCTTCACAACAACAAGAAATTCAAGTAAGTGAAGACTCAAAAGCATGGAAAAGGTTCCATCTTCGCCATTCCACTGGCAAATTCTTCAAGGTCTTtacttactatttttttttcaattgagtttggattcattttcttgattttaaagaAATGGGCTATGTTTTTTAAGTGCAGGAGAGAAGGTATTTGTTGAAGGAATTCCCTGAGTTGGTTTCTTGTAAAGAGTTTTCGAAGGTTTTGGAAGTTGGCTGTGGCAATGGCAGTTCTGTTATTCCTATCTTACGGTAACCTTATAAAAACAATCGCAACTTTGCTTTCTTTGTCTGTTTTAAGGTTGTGATTTTCTGTGGAACTGTTCTTATGCATAGGAATTGCAAGTGTGTTCTTTCACTTTACACATGTCTACATTTTGGActttattaacattttttttactagaaactAAAAATGATTGAAGTGAGAACCTGGGTTGAGTTGTTCATGCCCATGTCTTTAGTTTGAATCCTCACATAGGCTGCTTGGATGTATTGATATGTAGGTGATAGGCTTGCCTACTTAGGTGCAAAAAATCATATTCTAATGGGATTTGTATTGTAAGAAGATTCACATTTGATAAAGTTGTAAGGGGGAAAATCTCTCTcttaaaaatgttttacacAATAGTGACCAAAGTAGGCTTAtatagggtttttcttttttaagataatCTGATAGAACAAAACCGTTGCCATAAATGGTCCTGATGATGACATAATAATTATCACAATtacaacatttttttctctcttttctgccccttgttaataatttttgtcATTTGGAAGATCAACATTGgaaaatttctcattttttggTATTGACTCCATGTTAGATATAATTTCGTATGAACTATTTATTTGCTCTGTGTCATGAACAAtttgttatgtattttttgGTGACAATGTTCCATCGATTACAGCAATATTCAGGGAATGTGTAGTGATACCTTGATTCGAATTCAACTAACTGGTAATTAAGTTGCAGATGTGAACTCGTGTTTGGGAATTCTGATAATCATCTTGCATGCGAACTGTATGTGTTAAACTTAGTTACATTCTTTCATTGATATTTCGTGGATGAATCCTCATATGTTGCACTCACCAGGTTATATCATTTCATTAGTAGACCTTAAATCATGTTTCTGGTGTTCCGTCCATTAAAaagcttttctcttttctttttgtagtgGCAACCAGGACATTATCGTATATGCTTGTGATTGTAGCAGTGAGACTCTTGAGAGGGCTAAAGAGATTGTTCATTCCACTAATATATTCGCAGTCCAAAATCGTTTCCACCCATTCTTCTGTGACTTTGCTTTTACTGGGTTCCCGAAATGGTTGGTTTGTGATTCTTGCGTAGAAATTTTTTCACTGAAACAGCAAGAATACTCCTCAGGTTGGTACTTCTTTCTTGTTTGCTTTTTCATCCTTGACTACTGTAACCACAGGGGTACATTTCAATCTGGTTAATTCTGCTCACTTCTTCAGATGTTAAAGAGGGTGGTGGGGCAGATAAGAGTGGTTCATATTTGTCAAGAGAATGTGGCTGTTGCATTGGTGGGGTTGATTTTGTTAGCTtggtatgttttcttttttgctacTTTGCTTTCTTCTGTTACTGACATCCATCCGACCCACTTTGTAGCATGTGGTTGTAGCAAAATAAAACAGCAAATAAGTTACTATAGTATGTCTCATATAAATTTCTTGGATAACTAAAATCACATTTATCTAAAATAGGCttcatagaaaacaataaaagatcatttatttgagataaaaaagaaataaagagaagaTCTTTGGAACATAGAATAGATGCAGCAGCCACCATGGAAGCGCGCCAACCATGGACTGCATGTATTGATTCAATCATGACTTTTTTGTGTGGCATGGTTAGTGCTTTGGGAGgaaaattttcaacttattgcagaagaacaaagaaaagagtcattttttttctcataactTAGATCACTTAAGTTGTCCtggtaaagatttttttttgaattcttgtaaGAACTAGCTGAGAAGACAATGTTTAAGAACATAGACAAGATTCAGGTGGATGTTTCAAAGTTTATCATGCCATCTAGTTTTTTATCTGTCGGTCTCAATCATCATACAATGAACACCCACCATGATCTTGAATATACTCTTGTTGCATGTGCTTACATGACTTCAAGTCTTGCTCCTCTCTTTTTATCTAAAGGTAATGTTCAGTGTTTTCAGTTTGGAGATCTATACTTGGTAGTATATTGCTTCATTTCATGTGTCTCATGCATTTATGAATTATCATCAatgccaaacaaaataaaaaaataaaacagagaaTTTCCATGTTCTGATAGTTTGTTTTGCAATTTGTTGGAAGCAGTGACTTTTGTTTATTGAGgtgtttcttttcttgtgtaTTATGCCAGATATTCACACTATCAGCGGTGCCACACAAAAAAATGTCCTCAGCTATCATGGAGTGCTTTTCTGTCCTGAAGCCTGGTGGCCTGCTACTTTTCAGGGATTATGGTAATAGAATTACAACCATAAGATCAATAATTgacaaatgattaattaataccATGCATCTGTATTCCATTTTTCGTCCTTTCCATATGCGCACTGTATTTCTGCAACTACTTCATATAACTGCTATCAGATGTTTTGATGACATTCAGGGCTGTATGACATGACTATGCTGCGgtttgaggaagaaaagagaGTGGGGTTCCGTGAGTACATGCGATCAGATGGAACTCGTTCTTATTTCTTCTGTTTGGATACAGTCAGGGATCTTTTTGTGGGTGTAGGATTCATTGAGGTACTTGTTTTATCTCTTCTATTGGGCTGTTGCAAACAGTTGTCATTGCATTCCAGATTTCTATGGTGTATGATTTCACTTTCTATTAGGCCTGCATGGTTGCTACCAAGTAACTGGAACTGAAATTATTATTTGGTACTCAATTGATATCGAGTCTTAAAGTTGTTGATTAATTCCTGACTACTTGGAAACTTAAACATAAATACTTTATATTTTAACTGTTGCATTAATTCACTTATGCACCTGCAGCTTGAGCTTGAGTATTGTTGTGTCAAGTCTGTGAATCGCCGTAAAGGGAAGAGCATGCAGAGGGTGTGGGTTCATGGGAAGTTCCAAAAGCCCGCATACAGTAGCAGTCAAGATGTCACTTGTTGAGGTACAGCTTTCAAGAGATAAAACCTTCTTGTTCTCCCACCATACATTTCATGTTACAAGTTGCTTCCTTACTGTTGTAACATCTAGATGAGATTAACCAGTTTtgggttttatttgtttttacaaagAGCTAGGTAGAATCGATTGTTAGAGAAAgcatcttattctttttttttcttctccctaaTCTTCTTATCTCAGTTTGATTGTTGACAAGATTGCTGCAATTAATGGGAAAACTTTGATTAGTGGCAGGATAACTGTTCATTTAGGgactcaaatttataatttcttctagAAAAACTGttcaataattacaaaaacataaaaacaatatataaatctGAAAATTGACCACTCACCAAAATGCCTAGTATATTTTGGATGAAACCTAGACTTAactatcaaatataataaaatttggcATCAAAGGCTCAACCCTAGAGCTCAAGTCACTTGATAGACTAAAAAAGAGAGTTGTATGTGAGGGGAAATATTGAGAACCTATAATAATTACAAGAAAGATTGAGAATGTGATGTCTATTATAGGGTTTAATAGATGGAATTTGTATTTAACTATGAAAACAATCCAGTAAAGATCCTGGAGAGATACAAATTATAGGGAGTATTTATCTATATCACattaaataattacaataagataaaataatatataaagctAAAAATGCATCACCaggatttaattattaaatttaattactttgttgtAATAGCATGTTCTTTAAACCAAAACATTCATTCTCTCACCGTGCCTATGCGTTTTTGCTTCTGTGCCAAGGGCAGCTTTGACTTCTGTGGCAAAAGCGAACTGGTGTGTGGAATGGATGTCGACTCAAGCCTACTTCCTTGAAGCCTACTCCTTAGATGTTGCAGTTTCCTACTGCACAGAAGCTCCCTTTGGCTATTTGAAGCTAAAGCTTGATTGCATTTCTGGGTTCTTACATCCAGAATGTGATGTTCTTTTCTTCGGGTTTTCTGCcctattaaattttcaaaaaacaaattctatccCAGCAGTGGTTCCAGGTGACAGCATGATGGAGATGTCTAGCTAGTGCTCAAAGTACAAACAACGATACAAATATGATACTGtctataatagtaataataataataataattaccctAAATTCGTCGAAAGGTATTTGGATCTGGGAATATTTCTATCGGGCATCTTGGGTGCATGGCATCCTGTCCCTAGTTCAACCAAGGACGTAGGCAACTAGATTCCTTAATAGTTCATCTTTCTACATCAAGATTGTAGATTGTTGTGCTACAATAAAACTTCCATGGAACTTAAGTGAAGTTATTTTCTCACTAGACTGCACATGACATGAAGGAaagtaattttatgtttttaagaaaaattgtatCCTTGGAATCAGTTTTCGTACTTTGAGATTTACTTTGAACATCAAAGTGAAGTTACTTCTGAACTGGATTTGAAATAGATCACTTAATGTTgcattcacaaaaaaaataaaaaataaaaaataaaaatcttgtgGTCTCCATTAGAATTTGAGCCTTTAACATGAGGAGTAAATCCACTTAACAACCTCCAGAGATGAGTGAGGTTTTGTTGATCACCAATATTGCTACACCTTATGTACAATACAGGAGTGTTTTCTCCCTGCTGCAGGATTAACAGAGGGCCATGATATGGACAGGTGCTGCCATATTCCTGGAGGGCCTTAGGGGCATATATTAAGTCAAAAAGTAAACAGGATCCTTCGAAATTTGATCATTTCAAAGGTCTTTTCTCACTTTAATTTGTCAATTTTGAAGATTATTTATTCTTGTTCATATCCATGACAAACTCTATGTTGTTGCTGATCAATTTGGCAAATACCATAGACCTCCCTTGAAGTCTTGCAAAATATTACTGGTATCCCCTAGGCTAGGTTTCTATTAACATTCCATGCGTGAGTAGTCTAGAGCTTAAATTGTAATGTTCACATATAACCCCAGAAGCTAGAGTGTGGACGATATTCATGTTCTGACCACAACATAGTTTCAGTCAGGGTGTGCACAGAAAGAAACACAAAAGGAATAAAACAAAGGAATTAAATGCTCAGGAATCCAATATTCAAtggatgaaaatatataaagtttACAGGAAaatgtcaatattttttatgttgaagcACAAGTGGGAAATATTGGGTTTGTCTAAATTATTCTTATAACTCCCTCGGTTAGGAACCTTTTAAGAAAAATGGGAAatggattttttgttgtttacaAGACTAGGATAATTTGATTAACCAATTCTAAATTGTGAAGAAATAGTTATAGGAATAGCATTtgtaatatccaaaataaaaataaaaataaaatagatttgaaaagtCAATGGTGCCTTATGTGCTTTATTACGAGTGTTAATGATTGAGGAGCAAATtggataattaatatatatatggtaaaaaaaaatgagaaagaagaaaccaaaattatttaaaggagAGAGACataatcaaaagaagaagagaggaagcaggaaaaagaaagagaaaggaggaagaaaaaaaggaaagaacaagTGGAAGTTGGAGATAAGGTTTTTTAAGGTAAAATCTTGATGTTTTTATGCTTGATTCTATTGGATGATTTAAGAtgtttaattaatgtttaagtTGTTAGTTTGGATTAAATCGAATTGATATGAGAACTAAATTTATGAGTTTTTGAGGAACATGTTGAATTTTTAGGATATGTAATTTTGAAAGACTAACATATTGAGATTCTAAGATCTCAATCAACCGGTCAATCGATTTGTCTAAACAGGTCGATCGGTTGGCCTAATGGTTTTGGTCAACCGAGCAGTGAAGATTGATTGATTCTTTTAGGTTCggtcaatttgaaaaatattcgaGATCGATCATGTGGATTTGTTTCgggtttataattatattttgatatctaATTTTAGAGttgtaatattttatattatctatttcaagttgtttttgagTATTTTCAGTATTCGATATAAGTTCTGCTAATATTCCTCCTAACGATCCTTAATAATCTctagttttatatttgtttgtcttttacctttattttccggatgagtaaaataatttttaatacgcatgtaatataaatatgaatataTTGATTATATAAGGAGTACAACTGattatttcttgaatatttatatatatgttactTTATTTTTCGAATACTCGTCAATTTTTGAATTTGT
Coding sequences within it:
- the LOC133669834 gene encoding uncharacterized protein LOC133669834 — translated: MSVEAEAEAEAQYFSKDFEWETLRQEIEDNPSYQYHLLPFTYTTPSQQQEIQVSEDSKAWKRFHLRHSTGKFFKERRYLLKEFPELVSCKEFSKVLEVGCGNGSSVIPILRGNQDIIVYACDCSSETLERAKEIVHSTNIFAVQNRFHPFFCDFAFTGFPKWLVCDSCVEIFSLKQQEYSSDVKEGGGADKSGSYLSRECGCCIGGVDFVSLIFTLSAVPHKKMSSAIMECFSVLKPGGLLLFRDYGLYDMTMLRFEEEKRVGFREYMRSDGTRSYFFCLDTVRDLFVGVGFIELELEYCCVKSVNRRKGKSMQRVWVHGKFQKPAYSSSQDVTC